In one Salipiger abyssi genomic region, the following are encoded:
- a CDS encoding ABC transporter ATP-binding protein, giving the protein MTASAETRPPVLEVNGLMRSYGGGKPLFGKPKPVIHAINDISFEIAEGETLGLVGESGSGKSTTGRAVLHLETPDEGSVRFRGNELMNLGPQGLKPYRRQMQMIFQDPYSALNPRMKVGRFVGEPLVVHGVESGSALTDRVAELFRLVGLDPSFMSRYPHEFSGGQRQRINIARAIALEPAFIVADEPITALDVSIQAQIVNLFQDLQDKLGLAYLFIAHDLSMVRYLCQRVAVMLRGRIVELAPTEQIFSDPRHPYTRSLLAAIPVPDPDRRRPDRTPFDVTANIPPRDTPMIEVAPGHFVLDQKIQ; this is encoded by the coding sequence ATGACCGCGTCCGCAGAGACCCGCCCTCCCGTGCTGGAGGTGAACGGCCTGATGCGCAGCTACGGCGGCGGCAAGCCGCTCTTCGGCAAGCCAAAGCCGGTGATCCACGCGATCAACGACATCTCCTTCGAGATCGCCGAGGGCGAGACGCTGGGGCTGGTCGGGGAATCCGGCTCTGGCAAATCCACCACCGGCCGCGCCGTGCTGCATCTGGAAACCCCCGACGAGGGCTCTGTCCGCTTTCGCGGCAACGAGCTGATGAATCTGGGGCCGCAGGGGCTGAAGCCCTACCGCCGGCAGATGCAGATGATCTTTCAGGATCCCTATTCCGCTCTCAACCCGCGCATGAAGGTCGGCCGCTTCGTCGGCGAACCGCTGGTGGTGCACGGGGTCGAAAGCGGCTCGGCGCTTACCGACCGCGTGGCGGAGCTGTTCAGGCTGGTGGGGCTCGATCCGAGCTTCATGTCGCGCTATCCGCACGAGTTCTCGGGCGGTCAGCGGCAGCGGATCAACATCGCCCGCGCCATCGCTCTGGAGCCCGCCTTCATCGTGGCAGACGAGCCGATCACCGCGCTCGACGTCTCGATTCAGGCGCAGATCGTCAATCTGTTCCAGGATCTTCAGGACAAGCTGGGGCTGGCCTATCTGTTCATCGCCCACGACCTGTCGATGGTGCGCTATCTTTGCCAGCGCGTCGCCGTGATGCTGCGCGGGCGGATCGTCGAGCTGGCGCCGACCGAGCAGATCTTTTCCGATCCGCGCCATCCCTACACCCGGTCCCTGCTGGCGGCGATCCCGGTTCCCGATCCCGACCGCCGCCGCCCCGACCGTACGCCCTTTGACGTGACGGCGAACATTCCGCCGCGCGATACCCCGATGATCGAGGTCGCGCCCGGGCATTTCGTGCTCGACCAGAAGATCCAATAG
- a CDS encoding ABC transporter ATP-binding protein, with protein sequence MALLEIENLTVEFDTPGGVVHAVNDLTYSVEAGETLGIVGESGSGKSVHILAMMGLLPCPPGRIVSGSARFDGRDLMAMSDRELREIRGGQIGMVFQDPMSSLNPVLTVGRQLKEVLARHTDLTGAALKARMVELLDIVGIPHPEARLSQYPHEFSGGMRQRVMIAIGMACNPRLLIADEATTALDVTVQAQILDLVRKLKEDFGTTVIWITHDMGVVAELADTIQVMYGGRIMERGPVRPVFHDPRSAYTWGLLNSLPDEGARTQRRLYQIPGSPPDMANPPAGDPFAPRNPFVTERCKTEMPPLREVGDVPGHKVAAWYDLPALLAARKEETQ encoded by the coding sequence GTGGCGCTTCTTGAGATCGAGAACCTGACGGTCGAGTTCGACACACCGGGCGGCGTGGTTCACGCGGTCAACGACCTCACCTACTCGGTCGAGGCCGGTGAAACGCTCGGCATCGTCGGCGAAAGCGGCTCGGGCAAGTCGGTGCATATCCTGGCGATGATGGGCCTCCTGCCCTGCCCGCCGGGCCGCATCGTCTCGGGCAGCGCGCGCTTCGACGGGCGCGACCTGATGGCGATGAGCGACCGCGAGCTGCGCGAGATCCGCGGCGGCCAGATCGGCATGGTGTTTCAGGACCCCATGTCGTCGCTGAACCCGGTGCTGACCGTGGGCCGGCAGCTCAAAGAGGTTCTGGCCCGGCACACCGACCTGACCGGCGCGGCGCTCAAGGCGCGTATGGTGGAGCTGCTCGACATCGTCGGCATCCCCCATCCCGAGGCGCGGCTGTCGCAATACCCGCATGAGTTCTCGGGCGGTATGCGGCAGCGGGTGATGATCGCCATCGGCATGGCCTGCAATCCCCGCCTGCTGATCGCCGACGAGGCCACCACCGCGCTCGACGTGACGGTGCAGGCGCAGATCCTCGATCTGGTGCGCAAGCTGAAAGAGGATTTCGGCACCACGGTGATCTGGATCACTCATGACATGGGCGTGGTGGCGGAACTCGCCGACACGATCCAGGTCATGTATGGTGGCCGGATCATGGAGCGCGGCCCGGTGCGGCCCGTCTTCCACGACCCGCGCTCGGCCTACACCTGGGGCCTGCTCAACTCGCTGCCCGACGAGGGCGCACGGACCCAGCGGCGGCTATACCAGATCCCCGGCAGCCCGCCCGATATGGCCAACCCGCCCGCGGGCGATCCGTTTGCGCCGCGCAACCCCTTCGTTACCGAGCGCTGCAAAACCGAAATGCCGCCGCTGCGCGAGGTCGGCGACGTGCCCGGCCACAAGGTCGCCGCCTGGTACGACCTTCCCGCCCTGCTGGCCGCCCGCAAGGAGGAAACGCAATGA
- a CDS encoding M24 family metallopeptidase, which produces MSLDTTSPRPRIARLKAAMAEKGIDALVSFKPEHTFYMSGFNPVLYSHPVVMILPAEGEPTLLVHALRDAHGRDEGFVEDTRAYGVWSTTKTMGPTWPEALQAILTEKGLGAATIGMEADSTPMARWTQVQALVPDAKFADSSKLIDRCRLIKDADEIEMARVAAGLADLGMDAAIAALAAGGTEREAHTASLIAMNEHWTHALPDTIEVADFGGLEGGMVNGLATWVLSGDRMFRNCDNSIARKPEQGETCAIFIWAVANGIHAENERTVAFGAVPDKRRRALETILKIREEITPVMKPGTPLAELYHITKRGLTEAGYEANIPGRIGHTIGIGAHEHFSLDGKTDVILEPGMLFTLEPNLRVPDQGVATQISDTILITEDGHDFLTKSRGGYIEV; this is translated from the coding sequence ATGAGCCTCGATACCACCAGCCCCCGCCCCCGCATCGCCCGCCTCAAGGCCGCGATGGCCGAGAAGGGCATCGACGCGCTCGTCTCCTTCAAGCCCGAACATACCTTCTACATGTCCGGCTTCAACCCGGTGCTCTATTCGCACCCGGTGGTGATGATCCTGCCCGCCGAGGGCGAACCCACCCTGCTCGTCCACGCCCTGCGCGACGCCCATGGCCGTGACGAGGGCTTTGTGGAAGACACCCGCGCCTATGGCGTCTGGTCGACGACCAAGACCATGGGCCCGACCTGGCCCGAGGCGCTTCAGGCGATCCTGACCGAGAAGGGTCTGGGCGCGGCCACCATCGGCATGGAAGCCGACAGCACCCCCATGGCGCGCTGGACCCAGGTCCAGGCGCTGGTGCCCGATGCCAAATTCGCCGACAGCTCCAAGCTCATCGACCGTTGCCGTCTGATCAAGGACGCCGACGAGATCGAAATGGCCCGCGTCGCCGCCGGGCTGGCGGACCTGGGCATGGATGCCGCCATCGCGGCGCTGGCCGCCGGCGGCACCGAGCGCGAGGCGCATACCGCCTCGCTGATCGCGATGAACGAACACTGGACCCACGCCCTGCCCGACACGATCGAGGTGGCCGATTTCGGCGGGCTCGAGGGCGGCATGGTCAACGGGCTTGCGACCTGGGTTCTGTCCGGCGACCGGATGTTCCGCAACTGCGACAACTCCATTGCCCGCAAGCCCGAGCAGGGCGAAACCTGCGCGATCTTCATCTGGGCCGTGGCCAACGGCATCCATGCCGAGAACGAACGCACGGTGGCCTTCGGCGCGGTGCCCGACAAGCGCCGCCGCGCCCTTGAGACGATCCTGAAGATCCGCGAGGAGATCACCCCGGTGATGAAACCCGGTACACCTCTGGCCGAGCTTTATCACATCACCAAGCGCGGCCTGACCGAGGCCGGATACGAGGCGAACATCCCCGGACGCATCGGGCACACCATCGGCATCGGCGCGCATGAGCATTTCTCGCTCGACGGCAAGACCGACGTGATCCTCGAACCGGGCATGCTCTTCACCCTGGAACCCAACCTGCGCGTGCCCGATCAGGGCGTGGCCACCCAGATCTCGGATACGATCCTGATCACCGAGGACGGCCATGACTTCCTGACCAAATCGCGCGGCGGCTATATCGAGGTCTGA
- a CDS encoding ABC transporter permease, translating into MKHLLKDLYRSKAGLFGAVLLVVIVALALLAPVLDLPDPTRGDLRARLAGPTWAGLFSPGAHPLGTDEVGRDILSRLIHGSRMTLMVATTAVVLGGVVGTILGILAGYKGGIVDRILMRLVDIQLAIPLMLLALLVVAALGPSIQNVVLVLALTSWIRYARIIRAQVLSLREREFVQSARAIGASTARIMFLHILPNVLTPALVVGTLELARVIIMDAALSFLGLGVQPPTPSWGRMLADGRVYLSSAWWTVTFPGLAIVLTVLSVNLFGDWLRDYFDPKTRSAK; encoded by the coding sequence ATGAAACATCTTCTCAAGGACCTCTACCGCTCCAAGGCAGGACTTTTCGGTGCCGTACTGCTGGTCGTCATCGTGGCGCTTGCGCTGCTCGCCCCGGTGTTGGACCTGCCCGACCCGACGCGCGGCGATCTGCGCGCCCGGCTCGCAGGCCCGACCTGGGCGGGACTCTTCAGCCCCGGCGCGCATCCGCTCGGCACCGACGAGGTGGGCCGCGACATCCTTTCGCGGCTGATCCACGGCTCACGCATGACCCTGATGGTCGCCACAACGGCGGTGGTGCTGGGCGGCGTCGTGGGCACGATTCTCGGCATCCTCGCGGGCTATAAGGGCGGTATCGTCGACCGTATCCTGATGCGGCTCGTGGACATCCAGCTTGCCATTCCGCTGATGCTGCTGGCGCTGCTGGTGGTCGCGGCGCTCGGCCCCTCGATCCAGAACGTGGTGCTGGTGCTGGCGCTGACATCGTGGATCCGCTACGCGCGGATCATCCGGGCGCAGGTGCTGTCTCTGCGCGAGCGGGAGTTCGTACAATCCGCCCGTGCCATCGGCGCCTCGACCGCGCGCATCATGTTCCTGCACATCCTGCCCAACGTGCTGACGCCTGCGCTTGTCGTCGGCACGCTGGAGCTCGCCCGCGTCATCATCATGGATGCTGCGCTGTCGTTCCTCGGCCTCGGCGTGCAGCCGCCGACCCCCTCCTGGGGCCGGATGCTGGCGGACGGGCGCGTCTATCTCTCTTCGGCCTGGTGGACCGTGACCTTCCCCGGCCTCGCCATCGTCCTGACCGTGCTGTCTGTGAACCTCTTCGGTGATTGGCTGCGCGACTATTTCGACCCCAAGACACGGAGCGCCAAATGA
- a CDS encoding ABC transporter permease, whose amino-acid sequence MTGFVLRRLGESLLAVWGVVTIVFFVTRILGDPAALLLPIGATEADIQALRAQLGLDQPMILQYGQFLLNAVQGDFGTSFQHGRDAMQVVLERLPATAQLAFTSIFLGLIIGAIAGSIAALKRGKAIELVVMAVALLGQATPVFWLGIMLILFFAVNLGWLPTGGYGTWAHLVLPAFTLAVFVSASIARLLRSSMLDILKEDYIRTAKAKGLLRHTVFFWHVARNALIPVVTMTAILTGELLGGSVVTETVFSWPGIGRLIIQAIEAKDFPVIQAGITLIATIFVLINFLVDLLYGVLDPRIRANR is encoded by the coding sequence ATGACCGGTTTCGTCCTTCGCCGTCTCGGCGAATCTCTTCTGGCCGTCTGGGGCGTGGTGACGATCGTGTTCTTCGTCACACGCATCCTCGGCGACCCGGCGGCGCTGCTGCTGCCCATCGGCGCGACCGAAGCCGACATCCAGGCGCTGCGCGCGCAGCTCGGCCTCGATCAGCCGATGATCCTGCAATACGGGCAGTTCCTGCTGAACGCCGTGCAGGGCGATTTCGGCACCTCCTTCCAGCATGGCCGCGACGCCATGCAGGTGGTGCTGGAACGGCTGCCCGCCACCGCGCAGCTCGCCTTCACCTCGATTTTCCTCGGCCTCATCATCGGCGCCATCGCGGGCTCCATCGCGGCGCTGAAACGCGGCAAGGCAATCGAGCTGGTGGTCATGGCCGTGGCGCTGCTAGGGCAGGCCACGCCGGTGTTCTGGCTGGGGATCATGCTGATCCTGTTCTTTGCGGTGAATCTCGGCTGGCTGCCGACGGGCGGCTACGGCACCTGGGCGCATCTGGTGCTGCCCGCCTTCACGCTGGCGGTCTTCGTCTCGGCCTCCATCGCGCGGCTGCTGCGCTCGTCCATGCTGGACATCCTCAAGGAGGATTACATCCGCACCGCCAAGGCCAAGGGTCTGCTGCGCCACACGGTGTTTTTCTGGCACGTCGCCCGCAACGCGCTCATTCCGGTGGTGACCATGACCGCGATCCTGACCGGCGAATTGCTGGGCGGCTCGGTGGTGACGGAAACCGTCTTCTCCTGGCCCGGCATCGGGCGGCTGATCATCCAGGCCATCGAGGCCAAGGATTTCCCCGTCATCCAGGCCGGCATCACCCTGATCGCGACGATCTTCGTCCTTATCAATTTCCTTGTCGACCTGCTCTACGGCGTGCTCGACCCGCGCATCCGCGCGAACCGCTGA
- a CDS encoding alpha/beta fold hydrolase, with translation MIGREDYVTLNNCRFRYRIAGEEHAETIILLHGGRGAGDYLGEWAAYAALADSYRVIAFDQRGCGLTEIAYPMNFRQYADDVEAMRRHFCGEEGKIILQGGSFGGMIALTYAVHYQQHLSHLILRGTAPSHHHEAEAIETFKARIDKVPSASPEMIDKLFGTTITDDTEFRLIWFALQPLYFEVFDPNAALERTRTMHLHAETHNEMFREKEHDLREALKGMTVPTLAFCGDKDWICPPSQTRLIAELCPNAEAWLVPGANHSCHHEKNALVLDRIRAFLGDRAT, from the coding sequence ATGATCGGCCGCGAGGATTACGTCACGCTCAACAACTGCCGCTTCCGCTACCGGATCGCGGGCGAGGAGCATGCCGAAACGATCATCCTGCTGCATGGCGGGCGCGGCGCGGGCGATTATTTGGGCGAATGGGCGGCCTATGCGGCGCTGGCCGACAGCTACCGCGTCATCGCCTTCGACCAGCGCGGCTGCGGGCTGACCGAGATCGCCTATCCGATGAATTTCCGCCAATATGCCGATGACGTGGAGGCGATGCGCCGCCATTTCTGCGGCGAGGAGGGCAAGATCATCCTTCAGGGCGGCAGCTTTGGCGGCATGATTGCGCTGACCTATGCGGTACATTACCAGCAGCATCTGAGCCACCTGATCCTGCGCGGCACCGCACCCAGCCATCACCACGAGGCAGAGGCCATCGAGACCTTCAAGGCGCGGATCGACAAGGTGCCTTCGGCGAGCCCCGAGATGATCGACAAGCTCTTTGGCACGACGATCACCGACGACACCGAATTCCGGCTGATCTGGTTCGCGCTCCAGCCGCTTTATTTCGAGGTGTTCGACCCGAACGCCGCGCTGGAGCGGACCCGCACCATGCATCTGCATGCCGAGACCCATAACGAGATGTTCCGCGAGAAAGAACACGATCTGCGCGAGGCGCTGAAGGGCATGACCGTCCCCACCCTCGCCTTCTGCGGCGACAAGGACTGGATCTGCCCGCCCAGCCAGACAAGGCTGATCGCCGAGCTCTGCCCGAATGCCGAAGCCTGGCTGGTGCCCGGCGCCAACCACTCCTGCCACCACGAAAAGAACGCCCTGGTTCTCGACCGGATCCGCGCGTTCCTGGGAGACCGTGCGACATGA
- a CDS encoding flavin-containing monooxygenase: MTDTSNGLAALEARLAKDLSLLELPSKSWVPPREHDGQRVRDVIFVGAGMCGLAGAARLKLSGVDNILLYDAAPKGLEGPWDTFARMKTLRSPKTLAGPCLGLPALTFRAWFEAQWGDAAFDELDKIPKGMWMDYLRWYRDALDLPVVNETRVTSVTEAGDDLIAVVLEDAGGRRTEYCRHLVLATGRSGLGGGAVPGFLQKTDRRFWAHSADKIDFAALKGKRVIVIGAGASAMDNAATALEAGAGSVDMLIRRKDMPRVNKMTGISSQGVVHGIRALPDAWKFRFNDYVNSQQVPPPRSSTLRVTRHPNARTFLGCPVEDVTEAGDHIVVKTPLADFEADFVIAATGFRNDFTGRPEFASFAGQIKTWKDGVYQPSMGRAVPFMVDAPYLGDSYEFLEKEPGSCPMLARIHCFNDAAMLSHGKLSGDIPAISAGADRLMRGIVQELFTADAVIHYAGLQAYNTPELQGDEWVDATPSLMETAK; this comes from the coding sequence ATGACTGACACAAGCAACGGCCTTGCCGCTCTCGAAGCCCGGCTCGCCAAGGATCTGAGCCTGCTCGAACTGCCTTCGAAATCCTGGGTGCCCCCACGCGAACACGACGGTCAGCGCGTGCGTGATGTGATCTTCGTGGGCGCGGGCATGTGCGGGCTCGCCGGCGCCGCGCGGCTGAAACTTTCGGGCGTGGACAATATCTTGCTCTACGATGCCGCGCCGAAAGGGCTCGAAGGGCCTTGGGACACCTTCGCCCGCATGAAGACCCTGCGCTCGCCCAAGACGCTTGCAGGCCCCTGCCTCGGCCTGCCCGCGCTGACCTTTCGTGCCTGGTTCGAAGCGCAATGGGGCGACGCCGCCTTCGACGAGCTGGACAAGATCCCCAAGGGCATGTGGATGGACTACCTGCGCTGGTATCGCGATGCGCTCGACCTGCCGGTCGTCAACGAGACCCGCGTGACCTCCGTGACCGAGGCGGGCGACGATCTGATTGCCGTCGTACTGGAGGATGCCGGCGGCCGTCGCACTGAATATTGCCGGCATCTGGTTCTCGCCACCGGGCGCTCAGGCCTCGGCGGCGGCGCGGTGCCCGGCTTCCTGCAAAAAACCGACCGCCGGTTCTGGGCGCATAGCGCCGACAAGATCGACTTTGCCGCGCTCAAGGGCAAGCGCGTCATCGTCATCGGCGCCGGCGCCTCGGCGATGGACAACGCCGCCACCGCGCTGGAGGCAGGCGCCGGATCGGTCGACATGCTGATCCGCCGCAAGGACATGCCGCGGGTCAACAAGATGACCGGCATCAGCAGCCAGGGTGTGGTGCATGGCATCCGCGCCCTGCCCGACGCGTGGAAATTCCGCTTCAACGATTACGTCAACAGCCAGCAGGTGCCGCCGCCGCGCAGCTCGACCCTGCGGGTCACCCGGCATCCCAACGCCCGCACCTTTCTGGGTTGCCCGGTCGAGGATGTGACCGAGGCGGGCGACCATATCGTGGTGAAAACGCCGCTGGCGGATTTCGAGGCGGATTTCGTCATCGCCGCCACCGGCTTTCGCAACGATTTCACCGGACGGCCCGAATTCGCGAGCTTCGCCGGCCAGATCAAGACCTGGAAGGACGGCGTCTATCAGCCGTCGATGGGCCGTGCCGTGCCCTTCATGGTCGATGCGCCCTATCTGGGCGACAGCTACGAATTCCTGGAAAAAGAGCCGGGCAGCTGCCCGATGCTGGCGCGCATCCATTGCTTCAACGATGCCGCGATGCTGAGCCACGGTAAACTTTCGGGCGATATTCCCGCGATCTCGGCGGGCGCCGACCGGTTGATGCGCGGCATCGTGCAGGAGCTATTCACCGCCGATGCCGTCATCCACTACGCCGGTCTTCAGGCCTACAATACCCCCGAGCTTCAGGGCGACGAATGGGTCGATGCCACCCCCAGCCTGATGGAGACCGCGAAATGA
- a CDS encoding LysR family transcriptional regulator — MNRKDLATFLKVAETGSVTLAAEMLGRSQPSVTRCLQDLDASLGFALFERAGRRISLTAEGVAFEEEARRLLAMFEDLPARTLARARGTEQPMSISATYALGTGLVPHALARWPEADRPGEVRLIQAAPNAVAQDLLSGNARIGLASLPLDVPGVHAERMFSAPLVAAMPESRADEFPEETPVSLAQIASDTLVTMLDQTRLQGRIRQALDAAGVHPARAVRANSSVSTLQFTRLTGATAIVEPVTAYGTAPKGVILRPLAEEVDFTFGFFAAGGAAGARGTSDFFDLCEAALFDLVPRVRRIDDGANFQDRD, encoded by the coding sequence ATGAACCGCAAAGACCTTGCCACCTTCCTGAAAGTCGCCGAGACCGGCTCCGTGACGCTGGCTGCCGAGATGCTCGGCCGCTCGCAGCCCTCGGTCACGCGCTGCCTTCAGGATCTCGATGCGTCGCTCGGCTTCGCGCTGTTCGAGCGCGCAGGGCGCCGGATCTCGCTGACCGCAGAGGGCGTGGCTTTCGAGGAAGAGGCACGGCGGTTGCTGGCAATGTTCGAAGATCTGCCCGCGCGCACTCTCGCCCGCGCGCGCGGCACCGAACAGCCCATGTCGATTTCGGCCACCTATGCGCTCGGCACCGGGTTGGTGCCGCACGCGCTGGCGCGCTGGCCCGAGGCGGATCGGCCCGGCGAGGTGCGCCTGATACAAGCCGCGCCGAACGCCGTGGCCCAGGATCTGCTGAGCGGCAACGCCCGCATCGGTCTGGCCTCGCTGCCGCTCGATGTGCCCGGCGTGCATGCAGAACGGATGTTCTCGGCGCCTCTGGTCGCCGCGATGCCCGAAAGCCGTGCCGATGAATTTCCCGAGGAAACGCCCGTCTCGCTGGCGCAGATCGCCTCCGACACCCTCGTGACGATGCTCGACCAAACCCGCCTTCAGGGCCGCATCCGTCAAGCGCTGGATGCTGCGGGCGTGCATCCCGCGCGGGCGGTCCGCGCCAATTCCTCGGTCTCCACGCTCCAGTTCACACGCCTCACCGGCGCCACCGCCATTGTGGAACCCGTGACCGCCTATGGCACCGCACCCAAAGGCGTGATCCTACGCCCGCTGGCCGAAGAGGTGGATTTCACCTTCGGCTTCTTCGCCGCCGGGGGGGCCGCGGGCGCCCGTGGCACAAGCGACTTCTTCGACCTGTGCGAGGCCGCGCTCTTCGACCTGGTCCCACGGGTCCGCCGCATTGACGATGGCGCCAACTTCCAAGACAGAGACTGA
- a CDS encoding peroxidase-related enzyme (This protein belongs to a clade of uncharacterized proteins related to peroxidases such as the alkylhydroperoxidase AhpD.), giving the protein MTDAIPQIALKPLTWTPHLPPVEIEDATPRQLEAMKVTPSAKKVSPYVRTLAHDPDSYVARTVLFNAIMYAEGGLNRADRELGALGASLVNGCRYCANVHARQHARLKGAETISALFAGRGDALPPRDGAIMAFAEALTATPPTAGETHVAALRETGMDDAEIQDLIHSIAIFGWANRLMHPLGHSD; this is encoded by the coding sequence GTGACCGACGCCATTCCCCAGATCGCCCTGAAACCGCTGACATGGACCCCTCACCTGCCGCCGGTCGAAATCGAGGATGCGACACCGCGCCAGCTTGAGGCGATGAAGGTCACGCCCTCGGCCAAGAAGGTCTCGCCCTATGTGCGCACGCTTGCGCACGACCCCGACAGCTATGTGGCCCGCACGGTGCTTTTCAACGCGATCATGTATGCCGAGGGCGGGCTGAACCGTGCCGACCGGGAGCTGGGCGCGCTTGGCGCCTCGCTGGTCAACGGCTGCCGCTATTGCGCGAATGTCCATGCGCGTCAGCATGCACGGCTGAAAGGGGCCGAGACGATCTCGGCGCTTTTCGCCGGCCGCGGCGACGCGCTGCCGCCGCGTGACGGCGCAATCATGGCCTTTGCCGAGGCGCTCACCGCCACCCCGCCCACTGCCGGAGAGACCCATGTCGCGGCGCTGCGCGAGACGGGCATGGACGACGCCGAGATTCAGGATCTGATCCATTCCATCGCCATCTTCGGCTGGGCGAACCGCCTGATGCACCCGCTCGGCCATTCGGACTGA
- a CDS encoding CMD domain-containing protein, with product MSFSNDAINAALGIADGSALDRLRALRPEFVAGAEACRAAVLTPDEDLGLSPELRAALGRRVANGGGNARLVEGYPLPTDPELALLAAGDMPDDPALAALARHSDMIANSAAKAGPQDLATLQDAGFTVPQIIALSELLAYTCYQIRVAHGLNLLKEPRP from the coding sequence ATGTCCTTCTCCAATGATGCCATAAACGCCGCCCTGGGGATCGCAGACGGCAGCGCCCTGGATCGGCTGCGCGCCCTGCGGCCCGAATTTGTCGCGGGCGCCGAGGCCTGCCGCGCTGCGGTGCTGACGCCCGACGAAGATCTCGGCCTGTCGCCCGAGCTGCGCGCGGCGCTTGGCCGGCGCGTCGCCAATGGCGGAGGGAACGCCCGTCTGGTCGAAGGCTACCCCCTGCCCACCGATCCCGAGCTGGCCCTTCTGGCAGCCGGCGACATGCCCGATGATCCCGCGCTCGCGGCCCTTGCCCGGCATAGCGATATGATCGCCAACAGCGCCGCCAAGGCCGGCCCACAGGATCTGGCGACGCTTCAGGACGCGGGCTTTACCGTCCCGCAGATCATCGCCCTGTCGGAACTTCTCGCCTATACCTGCTACCAGATCCGGGTGGCGCACGGGCTGAACCTGCTGAAGGAGCCCCGCCCGTGA
- a CDS encoding LysR family transcriptional regulator has product MSNTNDIRLSIRELEVFVSVMATGSMTGAARQLDIGQPAVTRMVRDLEETIGFDLFQRNGPRISPTEKGLRFFEDARQLLASVGQVAQRAAGLRDDRVQSLSLVATPAMSAGLVPDLLGELKDVLPPALGIQTMDAEHVARALHAGAAHYGFCALPLAHADIDCLASARARLVAVVPADLPDEPLSLTRFQTHRMLTVGNTYRVRHAINTALEAAGVTPAAELTTNSSLNAIRSAAAGLGIALVDCVSALGIAIEGVRVVPLEIEIPYEWGIFRRSGTSVPELEGRLIDSFRVVSERLGAVRS; this is encoded by the coding sequence ATGTCAAATACAAATGATATTAGGCTCAGTATTCGTGAACTTGAGGTCTTTGTCTCCGTCATGGCGACCGGGTCGATGACCGGGGCGGCGCGGCAGCTCGATATCGGGCAGCCGGCGGTGACACGGATGGTGCGGGATCTTGAGGAGACGATCGGCTTCGATCTCTTCCAGCGCAACGGGCCGCGCATTTCGCCCACCGAAAAGGGGCTGCGGTTTTTCGAAGATGCGCGGCAGCTCCTGGCATCGGTCGGCCAGGTGGCGCAGCGTGCCGCCGGGCTGCGTGACGACCGCGTACAGTCGCTGTCTCTGGTGGCCACGCCCGCGATGTCTGCGGGGCTGGTGCCGGATCTTCTGGGCGAGCTGAAGGACGTGCTGCCGCCGGCGCTCGGCATTCAGACGATGGATGCGGAACATGTTGCGCGGGCGCTGCATGCGGGGGCGGCGCATTACGGGTTCTGCGCGCTGCCGCTGGCGCATGCGGATATCGATTGCCTCGCATCGGCCCGTGCGCGCCTCGTGGCGGTGGTGCCCGCCGATTTGCCCGACGAACCGCTGAGCCTGACGCGGTTCCAGACCCACCGTATGCTGACGGTGGGCAACACTTACCGGGTGCGGCACGCGATCAACACCGCGCTCGAGGCCGCCGGGGTTACGCCTGCCGCCGAACTCACCACCAACAGCTCGCTGAACGCGATCCGTTCGGCGGCGGCGGGGCTGGGCATCGCGCTGGTGGATTGCGTCTCGGCATTGGGCATCGCCATCGAAGGCGTGCGGGTCGTGCCGCTCGAGATCGAGATTCCCTATGAATGGGGCATCTTCCGGCGCAGTGGCACCAGCGTGCCCGAGCTGGAAGGACGCCTTATCGACAGTTTCCGGGTCGTTTCGGAACGCCTCGGTGCAGTGCGTAGCTGA